The stretch of DNA AGTTTCATAGGGTTCCAGTTTTCTCTCTCCCAGCGCGCAAGCTCTGCTCCTGCAGAGCCGCACCACCGCACAGCCTTTTCCCGCTGGCACGAGCCCATTCCCTTGAGTTAACACCCACCTTGTTTCAAGGCTAATTACCCAGCACAGGAGGCTGGAAATGCATCAGTGTGCACAGCCAGGGCTCTCACAGATCTAACACGCATCAGGCCTGGGTAATTAGCACCTCCCCAGCCCACATAAATCCTGACCACCGCAGCCGGGGCCTGGCCTGTTGCACCAGCCCTGTGTGAAACGGAGAGTGGCTCTGCCAACTGAAGTCACTTAGCTGCATGCAGGCTGTGGTTTCCTTTCCAAGGGTGAGGAGCTACATCCCTGCACGCATATGGACATTGCTCTATAGGGCTAAGGCTGCCAAAGCAAAGGAGAATAGGATGAGAAGTGTGAATGTAAACTCcagggctggggaaaaaaaaaagaaatccagttctGCTAAGCAAGAGATCCCAGATCCCAGGCAATCTGTGGTGCTCCTTACCCAGAGCATAAAACAGGTTAACGCTTCTGGAAGAAGAAAGTgtaacagatatttaaaaaaagaaaaaagagggctTGGGCTATTCCCACCCTAATTTATTTTCTCCCCCCTAACTGGCACAGGAGTTTTGTGTCTGTGGGGGTCGCAGTTGAAGAACAGAGGTTAATTTCCCCCAAATTCCTGCCGGATTCTGTGCGCAGCAGGTCCCTGCTTTTGGGGCAAGGGATATTTAGCTGAGCAGCGTAGTGAGCAGCCAAGGCTGTCGGCTCTCCTGTGTGCTGAAACCCGCAGCGTCAGAGGAGGGCCGCTGTAGGGGCAGAGAAAGCGATGCTTGAACAGAGCTCAAGGCAGAAGGGGCTGGGCACCGGTTAATCGTACAGGCTGCCAAGAGCTCAGCCCCATGCCTTCGCACAGCGGGTCCGTGAGCCAGGACTGTAAAAAGGCTGAGTCCACTCCACCCACACCCGACGTGGAAGTGGAGAAAAAGTCTGTGTCCAGGTCTGACCTGTGTCACCAAACCAGTGGCCTGGAAACCTCCCTTCACGctgcctctccttccccctccgcAGTCCCAGAAAAGCTGAAGTGCTGGAATCTCCTCTGGAGCCCCGGAGGGAGCGCGCCACTACGCCCACATCAGAGTTTTGACTCACTCAGAACAATGTTTGCAGTCACAAACACGAAGCAAGAAAAGCCCCATATGAGCACGAACACAATCCAGAAGGTGTGCCGGAAAGGGGACAGGTGCTTGTTAACAGTACCACTGCCGAAGACCAGCTGAGTGTCCTTCCGACTACAGTATGCGAGGAAAGCTGGAATGAGGTACTGGATCCCATTCCCAGCATAGGCTCCTGTGATCCCCACCAAGGACTCCAGATCGTGGGTGCAGAAAGCCACCAGCACTGGGGGAATCAGCGTGATGGCAGGAAAGACAATCCTATCCACCACCCATGGGTAGGTTCCCCCTTCTCTGTGGAAAAGGGTCTTCCAGTTGTTGCGCAGGGTCACAGCAATGATGGGGAAATTGGTGCTGATGGTGAAGACTGGGAAGAGGCCCAGGAAGTAGCGAATGAAGGCGATGTTGATGATTTCACAGTTGGTGAAGTTGAGCGTGTACATGTCCATGAGGGTGTCATTGCGGAAACAGTAAATGGCAGTGAAGGACAGGAGGCTGTAGAAAGCCAGGATCAGGATATAATCGAGCAGCACAAGCTTGTTGACATGCCTCTTCTTGGAGATGGGTGTGATGAGGGACGGCAGGGAGTGCTGGCACATGAAGGAGTAGATGCACACCCCAAAGAGATTGTGGATGCCTGACAGCTGGGCCATGGACGGGTGACCCTCTGCTTGGCCTCTGCTGATGCGGATGAGGGCCAGAATAATCATGAGGATGAAAGCTGGAGAGAGAGAATGTTTCAGGTCAAGCCACGTCCATGCTCCCCACAACCCTCCTCCCATCGGCACTGGCAGCCTTGGCACCAGATCTCCCGACTGTGCCACAAGAGCATTTCCCTGTCTCTGGAGAATGTGGTGCTGCACATCAAAGGCAAGATGCACAGGAATTAATCACGACTTTCATTGCTAGTCAGCACATAAGGGAACAGGCTTAGGACCGTCTTTGGCAGACATCTCCCTCCAGTCTCCCTCCCTCAGGGACTCTCCCACCTGCTTTAGGAAATGATTGCTCTAGGCCCTTCAGAAACGTAACACTAACACTGCTGTCCGAACTCATCACCCTCTTCCCCAAGGGTCTCAGGCCATGTAGGCTTCTGCCATGCACATTGGCTAATTGTCACCGTCTAGAAATGACTTACGGAGAGGTTTGAGCCTTGACCTCTAAAGGAGGAAAAGATCAAACCTGGCTGCAGAGTCAAACCCAGCAACATTCTTGCATGGTTTGTGGCCGGACTAATATTTTCAAGACCTCACCTATGTATACAGGCAGATGCATGCGAACAGCTACTATAGAGCTTTCCTGTCCCTGTGACCTGTCAAGCACGATAGAACAAGAACTAGCCAGCCATTTCCTGGGTAGGAAGAACAGGCTGTCTGTAGTTAATCCCAGGTGGAGAAACCAGTCTGGAAGGGACTAAAACAGCACTGAAAGGCTGCTATTAAAATTCATCACTTCTAGGCATGAAGTCTGCTTGTCTACCCTTTACTTATGTCAGGGAAAAGCCTAATAACATTTTATCAGCTTGTCACAAAAAGCTACTTGCTATGGACAAAAAGGAAACGGAAAGATTGGGCTAATACCTTTATTTACTCTGCTGGTGGAAATCTGAGCCAGAAGCAGTTATTGTGAGACTGTTATTCCTAGCATGGCACAAACAGCAGAAACCTAATTCTGGCATCACAGAAATCACATCAACCTGGGAAAGACGATCATCAGCTGCTGGAGTTAACAAGGAACAGGGGAAAAagcctgcctggctgggcagcaagcagcaaaaTTTACAGTCTGATGCTGGCAATGGATGGGTCACTGtggcttgcacagagctgtctcctgcactggtttgagGCATCAAAGCACAGCCATGAATTACCAGGtattgaaaaaaataacaaagtgcTGACACTACTATTATGGATAACTTTGAATGTCATAAATTAAACAGCAGAGAAAGTAGAGCAGCGCACATCCCCATGGCCAAGCCCATAGCAGGCAGACCACTGGCACTGCAAGCAGGGCAAGGCTCACTGCGGAGCAAAGATACTCGCTTGCTCTGCTGGAAACCGGCAGCCGGAGATGGAAAGCCTTGCCAGGGACGGGCCTAGAGAAGTGATAGTTACAGACCAGTTAGCAGACGCTGTCTCTGCTGTCCCCAGAGAGACCAGATTAACCTTAGCTGAAGCATCATCATCTctcacaccccccccccagcagtttCCCAAACagtttcccctctctctcctctcacaGCAATCCTTCTTCTTATCCTCATGTTGCAAACACTGGTTTCATGCCAAGCACTTATGTATCCACACTCTGCATTTCACCTCTTACTGCCTCAGGAAACCTCTCAGCTTCCAACTGTTTCCCAGTGGCAGGGAAAGTCTAACAGTTCTCCACAAGCAGACACCAGACTGGAGAGATGACAGCAGATCTATTACTTCAAGGCACCACAATAGCTGAGCTACTTTGGGAGTGCTGGGCACTATAGATCTCCCCAGGACCAGTCACAGAGGGCTAGGAAAAGCAACAGCTCATTGCTCTGGGTGTGCACAATTCCCCTTGCCTTCACTCAAGCTAGTAAGTGAGATGCACTGTGAACAAAAGCACGGTTACTGTGTCTTCCCACGCTTCCCCATTGCTCTCCAGAGGAGAGATGTTTGCCAGCCACATCAGGTAGAGCAAGATAACCTTAAAGAGATGTGTTCCAGGTGACAAGGCATCGGGTACACTCCCTGGGGTTGCACATGCTACAAGAAAGAGAAGGCACCCTGAAGACCAAGACAAACCAGGTTAGGCAACTTTGGAAATACACTGAGGTCATTCCTTTCCCTCTCGCTTGGGGAAGTGGTCAACCTCTGAAGCCCAAAACCAAACCATTCCTGCATCTTGAATAGATTTGACTGCAAAAGCCTTGCTCCTCTTCCCCTGCACACAAGACAGTGAATCTCTACCAGCTATGCTTAGCCCAGAGTAAAGAGTTTCTATCCTATTTCTATCTCTCAACTCTCTCACCATTCACTCAAAACCCCGCTTTCCACACTGACACTAACAGGaccagctggacttcagggaaaCCTCCAAGCTTGTAACCCATCTTCAGTCAGAGATCCAAAGGCTCTTCTCTGCCCCAGCATGTGCTTTTCTGGTAGGGAGTCCTGAAGGATCAGGTTTCCAGTGGATTTCCTAAATGTCAGACAGAAGCCTAAAGGCTTAAGAAACTAGAATTCAGataacttttgttttttcttaaatgcttCTTTCAGAAATTAAACCTTCTAAAAGTTTGAGAAGTGATAATCCAAGACTAAGATCTAAACTCATACTGTTTTCAAGAAGGCAAGGTGTGATGCCTTACTAAGCACTTGGAATCAAGGTTTGAAATGTTACACCAGCCTTTGGAACACCATGCTGTTCCTTAGAATAAATagctccttccctgccctggTGCAACAGTACCCTCATTTTGTTAGATTAAAGAAATCACACTCTTCTGGTCTTTGCTTCTGTCCCTTAGCACCTTCTAGCATCTAGATTTAAATCAATCCCCCTTGGACTCTTCACTCAAGCCAGGGCTCATCTATACATAACACAGCCCTCCCTCCCCAGTCACACATGCTATTTTGAGAAAGGAGGCCTACTCCAAGGTATCTGGTAGTCATCCTATCATTCTTGGCGAGACCCAGGGAATCCTGGGGCTGGAGACAACCGTGCTTTGGTAGTTAGGAAGTCTAGAATCTCAGATAGCTTGTTCGAGCTATCAGTGCCACAGAAAGTTGCTTCCTACTTATTTCCATGGACTGAAGTGGATTCCTAAAGAGAATCTCCTTAGACATCTCAGATCCCACTGGGCCAAGGCACAAAGCTGACTTTGCTCAGCTATATTTGGAGCTTTACCCTAGACAAGAAATGGTACAAACAAGATCAAAACATCActcctggggttttttgttttttttttcctttctcctcccaccctgAGACCCATGTATGTGGGATAAGCCAATAACTCTCCCAGAAGTTCCCAGCTCTAGAGGAGGTGCTGTGATCAAGCGTTCCCCCTGCCCTAGCACTAGTGTTCTGTGGATGTACTTTCTCCGAGAGAGATGGTAAACTGGAAACCTCCCCTGCCCAATTCCAACCCCAGAGATCACAACAGCAACCCTGCCCTGACAGCTGTTTTCTCTCACTCCCTGGGGTGGAAGTTTCTCTTGCCCTGCTCCTAGAATCAGAGAGTTAAAACATTTGCATCCTAGATTTATTTccctgtccctgggagaaggcaaggCTGAAATGAAACTCTGAAACCTAGTTATGCTGAATGATAAATCAAGATGAAAAGAAGATGACAGACTGTGACTGACAGGCAGCTTTGAGCAGACAAGGCAGCACAGGATCCTGCAGGCACACACAAAGACCCTGCTCACATCTTCCTCTACCTGGGATAGCAGGCTGAAGGCAGAGCCTCAATGTACCATCTCAAGTCACCTACGGTTGCCACATCAACTGCTCCTTCAGTGCTCCTTCACCAGAAGGACATGGGTTGGTAAAAAAGCCCTGATCTTTTCCTGAACAAACAGGACAGAGGATCTGAGCAACATGCTTCAGGAATGAAAGAACTTCAGACACCCACAACAGCGTTAGACCCATTCCAACCCAACACACCACTGAACAGGCTTTTCAGTCAACAAGGCACAGAGAACACTTCACCCATCTCATCTCCTGGTCTCTAGAGATTTGAGTATCCTTTTTACTGAAGAATGTAAATGGGCCTGAGGAATAAAAAGAGGGGGGTATGCCATAAAGAAAGAGTTGTAATGCACTCTCATCACCCCTGTTCAGTTGCCTCTCCCTACAGACACCTCCCCTCACTCTTGGAGAAAGACACACCAGCTCTTTCTCTTGGACAAAGTGGACCTTGCAGACAGTTACTGCCTCCTGTCCTGCTTGACTCAAGAGATGTTGATTCAGAGACAGACAGCTCTGCTATGTTTCTTGCAGATGGAAAAAGGATGAATATGGATGAGCACACATCCAAATATCAGAATCCTCGGAAACTATGGGAGTCTGGGGAtattaaaaagtacatttttgtGAGCTTTGATAGAAACATAATAGACCTGTACAGAGAAGCAGTGAAGATAATAGTGAAGATAATTTAGCCATTCTGAGTTTAAGTACTGTTTTGCAGCATCAGAGCAAATACCTTTGCAAATGATAAATGCTGTCTCATGCTTGTGCTTTATTTCTCTGCAAAAAGGCTGTTGcaggagagaagggggaaaataaaAAGTCCTAggctgaaacatttttttttcctctgatcatAGGAGGTTCCTGGAAGAAGAGGAGCTGATAGCTGATGTTGAGAATGAGGTCCTGGCTTAACTCTTCCCTGTGTGCCTCCAGCAAGACACTATGCTATGCTTGCAAGCACCATAGCACCTGGTGGCCcccttctgtctctctcttgGCATGTAGAAAATAATGGGAAGACACTAAACTGAGCCATGCTGGGAAAAGAGAGGAGAGACACGTGCTGTTACACAATTCAGAAAAAGCTGGCCTGGCAAGAGGATGTGATCTCAGAAGTGAGGTTCTGCAGAATTATGACTTTAGATAACCTCTCTGTGATCCCAGGAAGGAGAGCCAAAAGCAGATACAGCTCCCCAAGTTCAACAATAAACTCCCACCTTCAAAGCACTGGTTCCAGTTAAAACTAGGATGGTTTTACTGGCTCTGGAAAGCACAGAGGCAGACAGCTACAAGccagagaagagcagaaaaaaaaaaaactactgaaaaaaatcagaacaaaggTTACATTACAGCTACCTGTCTGTTAAGAATCAgaaaggtagagatggggaggaAATATCTTGTACACCCATTCACCCACAGCTCGAGTCACATCCTTTCTAACTCTgccccttctctccttcctccttccaagAGGAAAGCCCAACAACATCACCGAACCTGTCTGTCATCCCTCCCAGCAATCCACACCACCTTGCCATCAGCAGAGCAACCCATGCCTCACTGCTCCCCTACCCCCACTTGGAGCCATTTGTTTAAGCAGGCACTGCATTACATTGCTGACACATTTGCAGCAGGGCCATCCCTCAACGTTGGCTGATGGTGTGACAGAGCTTTCTTGTCAAAGTGGAGAATCAATATGCCAGGAGATAATGATAATGAATCACCCTTTCATAACGCATGCCGCTTGCTTCCCTTTTCATACATTAGGTTGCATGATGGATTCAGAGAGGAAGAAGTCTTCATGAGCTTCCTGGGCCCATTCTCTTCTGAAGGACTTAAAGGATGAAGCTTTCTCCCCATCTTAACCTTGGTCTTGAACCCTCACCAAGCCAAATCCCACCAGACCATGCTTAAACAGAAGAATGGACCTCCTCCAGTTTATCATTAGGCAGCTCTTTCAAGAGAGAAGACATAAAAGCAAGACTGTCTCCTCTGCACGTACTGAACAGAACAGTGTCATGTCAAGACAATTTCGCCTTCTGTATCCCTAGCTATCACTTGGTTTGCCTATCACTATGATCAATGTCTTTCCAGGCTGCTATTCCCCCACCTCAGAGCCAGTTGCCTTCCATGAGTTCTCTGAGCAAGTTTAAGAGCCCAGTGCAGCTCTCTGGAGTTGCCAGGTATTATGGATGCTGTCGTATTTGAAGTCCTAAAGCACGGTTGGAGTTCACTATGCTGGCAGAACAAAGTATCTGAAATGAAGACACTGATTCTTAAATTTAAAACTCAGTTACCCAGTTTCTCCTCCAGAACCTGTATCCTATCACTTGCTTATGACTTCTAGCTCTCTAAACTCTGGAGCAGCAACTGATAAATTGTTCCAGGTTTCAGAGGAGGTTTCTGCATGAAATGATGGTAAAGGGGTAACATGAAAACCAGATTTGCCCCATCAGATGTGGAAACTGGAGTAGTTAAGGATCAGACTAGGCAATGACTGAGCCTAAAGCACTGTCTCTGGGAAGATGAAGGATTTATGAGTGCAGAGACTATGGGGAAGCAAGATGGATCTGTTCACAGAAGACAGCAATTCTCTTGACAGAGACgtcagaaagagaagaggagagaaatgaCTTCCCAGAAAAAAGTTATCAGCTATGAAAAGTTGTGGAACACTACTGTGGCTAGTTCTTCTGGTGGAGGGCAGGGACTTGCAGGGATAAGTTACCTCCCTGTCCCAAAGACTCGTGCAGAGTCTACATGGCTGGGGACTGTTGCTCATACAGCAGGGGAAGCACAGCAACATGCTGGGCATATTATGATCACAGAAGCATGAT from Apteryx mantelli isolate bAptMan1 chromosome 19, bAptMan1.hap1, whole genome shotgun sequence encodes:
- the TMEM104 gene encoding transmembrane protein 104, encoding MAGGITDTGELYSPYVGLVYMFNLIVGTGALTMPKAFATAGWLVSLVLLMFLGFMSYMTTTFVVEAMAAANAQLRWKRMEKRKEDDDEDEDSSSGVSDSDVLLQDGYERAETRPILSVQRRGSPNIFEITERVEMGQMASMFFNKVGVNLFYFCIIIYLYGDLAIYAAAVPVSLMQVTCSATGNHSCSVGDGTKYNDTDKCWGPIRRIDAYRLYLAAFTLLLGPFTFFNVQKTKYLQIMTSLMRWIAFILMIILALIRISRGQAEGHPSMAQLSGIHNLFGVCIYSFMCQHSLPSLITPISKKRHVNKLVLLDYILILAFYSLLSFTAIYCFRNDTLMDMYTLNFTNCEIINIAFIRYFLGLFPVFTISTNFPIIAVTLRNNWKTLFHREGGTYPWVVDRIVFPAITLIPPVLVAFCTHDLESLVGITGAYAGNGIQYLIPAFLAYCSRKDTQLVFGSGTVNKHLSPFRHTFWIVFVLIWGFSCFVFVTANIVLSESKL